The region TCAGCCAATACATTTAAAGAGTGGAGAAACACAGCCTGATCTCaggtaaaacatttttataacagatatttgaatttgaatatatGATACAGAACTACAGAACTATGCATTGTGCTTATTAACCCATGTAATAATGtggcatttttattttacagtcataAATCTTACAGCCTCAACACATTTAGATCAAACCTGAGGAGGAAGTTTCAGTGTCTGAATGAAGGAACAGCAGCGCAGGGAAACacaacactcctgaatgagaTCTACACTGAGCTCTACATCACAGAGAGTGAAAGTGGAGAGATCAATAATGAGCATGAGGTGAGACAGATTGAGACACAATCCAGGAGAGCAGCAACAGAGGACACACCAATCAAATGCAATGACATCTTCAGACCTTTACCTGGACAAGACAAACCCGTCAGAACTGTGCTGACAAAGGGAGTCGCTGGCattggaaaaacagtctctgtgcagaagttcatcctggactgggctgaagggaaagagaatcaggacgtccagctcatatttccacttcctttcagagagctcaacttgatgaaggacaaaacactcagtctttcaggtcttcttcatgtctttttccctgaaacaaaagaaatggaaataatcagtgatgaatataaagtgctgttcatctttgatggtctggatgagtGTCGTCTGTCTCTGAACTTTAAGAGCAAAGTGAAACTGTGTAATATATCTGAATCAGCCTCAGTGGATGAGCTGCTGATGAACCTCATTGTGGGGAAAatgcttccttctgctctcatctggatcacctccagaccagcagcagctgatCTCGTCCCCTCTGAGTGTGTCCATCGAGTGACAGAGGTACGAGGCTTCAATGACCCACAGAAGGAGGAAtacttcaggaagagaatcagtgatcAGAGTCTGGCCGACAGGATCATCACACACCTGAAGTCATCAAGGAGCCtccacatcatgtgccacatcccagtgttctgctggatctcagccaCTGTTCTAGAGAAGATATTGAGTGAAGCAGAGAGAGGAGAGATTCCCAAGACTCTcactcaaatgtacacacacttcctgatCATTCAGACCAACATCAAACATGAGAAGGACTTTCAGAAGAAGGTGAAAGATGAAGACATGATTCTCAAACTGGGGAAACTGGCTTTCCAGCAGCTTGTGAAAGGCAACCTGATCTTCTATGAGGAAGACCTGAGAGAGTGTGGCATTGATGTGACAGAAGCATCAGTGTACTCAGGATtgtgcactcagatcttcagagaggagTTGGGCTTGTATCAGGGGAAAGTCTTTTGCTTTGTTCATCTGAGCCTTCAGGAACATCTAGGAGCTCTATATGCACACATTTACTGTACAAAAGAGAACAGAAATGTGTTTGACCAAAGCAAACAAAGCCTGTTGTCTAAGATTTTGTACATTTTCCAAAATAATTCATCAAAACATGTTTCATTATCTAAACTCCATCAGACAGCTGTGGATGAGGCTTTACAGAGTAAGAATGGACATCTGGACCTTTTCCTGCGTTTCCTTCTGGGTCTCTCATTGGAGTCCAATCAGACTCTCTTACGAGAACTACTGACACAGACAGGAAGCTGCTCCAATGACAAAGAGGAAACAGTTCAGTACATCAAACAGAAGATCAAGGAGAATCGCTCTCCAGAgagatccatcaatctgttccactgtctgaatgaactggGTGATGATTCACTGATGCAGGAGATCCAAGATTATCTGACATCTGGAAAAATAGGAGAAACCAAACTCTCCTCTTCACAGTGGTCAGCTCTGGTTTATGTCTTGCTGACATCAGATCAGAAGATGGATTTTGATCTAAAACAGTTTATTGGAGCTCAAAATACAGCAGATGAAGTTCTCCAGAAGCTGCTGCCTGTGGTTAAAGAATCCAGATCAGCTCAGTAAGAAACACTGACAACAATCACTTCACTTTCAAAACATGATCACATTCATGAATTTAGCATGTGCTGTTTTGTAGTTTGATGATAAAGCAAACAGAAGAGTGGTAGTGCTATTAAATTTGAAAATCAGTTGTTGtgataaaaaatgcattaaagatGAGTCAAGGTgaccagtgatgggaataacggcatTATAAATAAACGGCATTACTAAcggcgttacttttttcagtaacgagtaatcaaacgaattactttttctcccgttacaacgccgttaccgttactggcaaaaaaaaatgccgcgttactataattgagctcactgaagcggttttcatccgagtaggctctctctcagccataggacctgcaaagatttttctctggtgtgtgctgcggttagccatacacaaacataattttaaactgataataataaacgatgctctgtgtgtctgtgagcatgCGAGCGGAATGCGAGCTCAAGccagaataccctttgtgaCATGCAGGATACctatatgtgaaataagtttttctagtcgactagtagttattaatttaagccattagttgactaatcacatttatattaatttaatttcttaaatactggagcgAATAAACCAtaatgtgaccaaaacagcaaggagacattttaattgtttattaataaagtaatgttttctgaatcagtgtcggctgcaaagatgaagttgacattgctgactctcatctgCTCATTGTGGGCGCGCCTtgagagagaatgcacatttctttCGGTTTagtctacataatcagagtagcctatttgttttcgtttttagatatttcaagctttctatagatatatttctcttgtctgcgaggcaagcagcctatacgctgagtttcggttaaTTTAGTCTATAAGatgcgctccagttcacgcgccagtgatcgcgcccgcgcctgccatgattatattgtctgctatatttgcttcttatttattaaatccagggtattggttgatgaaacattgattaaaattaagatacagtttttacaaaacgaaattcactttaaataaaggctttctacaaaacagaacttaatgaagtggtcaaaatcatgtctgacccactccatgactcccgatatattgcgcatcttatgatgcatcttactcatgctgttaacttttcataatcaagtaaattcatttaaaacataacataggactatttaaacataaatatgaaactacattttctttaatggctactaACACGTATTagagtacagagaaatttcataagcaagagcggatcatgtcAG is a window of Megalobrama amblycephala isolate DHTTF-2021 linkage group LG6, ASM1881202v1, whole genome shotgun sequence DNA encoding:
- the LOC125269579 gene encoding NLR family CARD domain-containing protein 3-like isoform X2, whose product is MDDTQTSRNQHYSPQNSSVHQKRSEPESMKSDASIDQPIHLKSGETQPDLSHKSYSLNTFRSNLRRKFQCLNEGTAAQGNTTLLNEIYTELYITESESGEINNEHEVRQIETQSRRAATEDTPIKCNDIFRPLPGQDKPVRTVLTKGVAGIGKTVSVQKFILDWAEGKENQDVQLIFPLPFRELNLMKDKTLSLSGLLHVFFPETKEMEIISDEYKVLFIFDGLDECRLSLNFKSKVKLCNISESASVDELLMNLIVGKMLPSALIWITSRPAAADLVPSECVHRVTEVRGFNDPQKEEYFRKRISDQSLADRIITHLKSSRSLHIMCHIPVFCWISATVLEKILSEAERGEIPKTLTQMYTHFLIIQTNIKHEKDFQKKVKDEDMILKLGKLAFQQLVKGNLIFYEEDLRECGIDVTEASVYSGLCTQIFREELGLYQGKVFCFVHLSLQEHLGALYAHIYCTKENRNVFDQSKQSLLSKILYIFQNNSSKHVSLSKLHQTAVDEALQSKNGHLDLFLRFLLGLSLESNQTLLRELLTQTGSCSNDKEETVQYIKQKIKENRSPERSINLFHCLNELGDDSLMQEIQDYLTSGKIGETKLSSSQWSALVYVLLTSDQKMDFDLKQFIGAQNTADEVLQKLLPVVKESRSAQLQSCNLTADSCESLSSALQSSNSVLRELDLSNNDLQDSGVKLLSDGLKSPNCQLLILRLSGCMVTEEGCGYLSSALSSNPSHLRELDLSYNHPGDSGVKLLSDKLNHPNYRLDKLNVDHGGEIRITAGVRKYSHRITLDLNTVNKLLRLSERNTVITDTYPELQSYPDHPDRFDGVYPQVLCRESVCDRRCYWEIEWSGEYVDISVSYKSISRKGRGDECVFGHNDQSWSLICSYSSYSFRHNNIRTDLPVKPIISRTVNEEDHYRVGVYVDHSAGTLSFYSVSGDTMILIHTVQTTFTQPLYPGFRVYPGSSVKL
- the LOC125269579 gene encoding NLR family CARD domain-containing protein 3-like isoform X3, which translates into the protein MDDTQTSRNQHYSPQNSSVHQKRSEPEPSCVSMKSDVSMGLPVNFKSGDTRTDLSSVHQKRSEPESMKSDASIDQPIHLKSGETQPDLSHKSYSLNTFRSNLRRKFQCLNEGTAAQGNTTLLNEIYTELYITESESGEINNEHEVRQIETQSRRAATEDTPIKCNDIFRPLPGQDKPVRTVLTKGVAGIGKTVSVQKFILDWAEGKENQDVQLIFPLPFRELNLMKDKTLSLSGLLHVFFPETKEMEIISDEYKVLFIFDGLDECRLSLNFKSKVKLCNISESASVDELLMNLIVGKMLPSALIWITSRPAAADLVPSECVHRVTEVRGFNDPQKEEYFRKRISDQSLADRIITHLKSSRSLHIMCHIPVFCWISATVLEKILSEAERGEIPKTLTQMYTHFLIIQTNIKHEKDFQKKVKDEDMILKLGKLAFQQLVKGNLIFYEEDLRECGIDVTEASVYSGLCTQIFREELGLYQGKVFCFVHLSLQEHLGALYAHIYCTKENRNVFDQSKQSLLSKILYIFQNNSSKHVSLSKLHQTAVDEALQSKNGHLDLFLRFLLGLSLESNQTLLRELLTQTGSCSNDKEETVQYIKQKIKENRSPERSINLFHCLNELGDDSLMQEIQDYLTSGKIGETKLSSSQWSALVYVLLTSDQKMDFDLKQFIGAQNTADEVLQKLLPVVKESRSAQLQSCNLTADSCESLSSALQSSNSVLRELDLSNNDLQDSGVKLLSDGLKSPNCQLLILRLSGCMVTEEGCGYLSSALSSNPSHLRELDLSYNHPGDSGVKLLSDKLNHPNYRLDKLNVDHGGEIRITAGVRKSAALGNRPESRSPN
- the LOC125269579 gene encoding NLR family CARD domain-containing protein 3-like isoform X1; translation: MDDTQTSRNQHYSPQNSSVHQKRSEPEPSCVSMKSDVSMGLPVNFKSGDTRTDLSSVHQKRSEPESMKSDASIDQPIHLKSGETQPDLSHKSYSLNTFRSNLRRKFQCLNEGTAAQGNTTLLNEIYTELYITESESGEINNEHEVRQIETQSRRAATEDTPIKCNDIFRPLPGQDKPVRTVLTKGVAGIGKTVSVQKFILDWAEGKENQDVQLIFPLPFRELNLMKDKTLSLSGLLHVFFPETKEMEIISDEYKVLFIFDGLDECRLSLNFKSKVKLCNISESASVDELLMNLIVGKMLPSALIWITSRPAAADLVPSECVHRVTEVRGFNDPQKEEYFRKRISDQSLADRIITHLKSSRSLHIMCHIPVFCWISATVLEKILSEAERGEIPKTLTQMYTHFLIIQTNIKHEKDFQKKVKDEDMILKLGKLAFQQLVKGNLIFYEEDLRECGIDVTEASVYSGLCTQIFREELGLYQGKVFCFVHLSLQEHLGALYAHIYCTKENRNVFDQSKQSLLSKILYIFQNNSSKHVSLSKLHQTAVDEALQSKNGHLDLFLRFLLGLSLESNQTLLRELLTQTGSCSNDKEETVQYIKQKIKENRSPERSINLFHCLNELGDDSLMQEIQDYLTSGKIGETKLSSSQWSALVYVLLTSDQKMDFDLKQFIGAQNTADEVLQKLLPVVKESRSAQLQSCNLTADSCESLSSALQSSNSVLRELDLSNNDLQDSGVKLLSDGLKSPNCQLLILRLSGCMVTEEGCGYLSSALSSNPSHLRELDLSYNHPGDSGVKLLSDKLNHPNYRLDKLNVDHGGEIRITAGVRKYSHRITLDLNTVNKLLRLSERNTVITDTYPELQSYPDHPDRFDGVYPQVLCRESVCDRRCYWEIEWSGEYVDISVSYKSISRKGRGDECVFGHNDQSWSLICSYSSYSFRHNNIRTDLPVKPIISRTVNEEDHYRVGVYVDHSAGTLSFYSVSGDTMILIHTVQTTFTQPLYPGFRVYPGSSVKL